The Sander vitreus isolate 19-12246 chromosome 24, sanVit1, whole genome shotgun sequence genome segment CAGTGAGCGAGACGCCGCGCTGGAAGCTGACTTTGGGGACGTGACATTCGTACGTTCCATGGTCGGCCTCCTGGACGCTCTTCATCACGATGGAGAAGTTCCCCTTCATGTTCCCATCCTGCTCGCTGAACACTCGACCTTTGAACTTCTTGTTCTGGGATGAATAGTCTGGTCGTCCCTGTTTGATGTTGAGCACGACGTAGTTGTCTTTGTCTCTCCAGAAGACTGAGGCGGCGTCTGGGAGCGGCGAGGCTTCGTTGTAAACGCACGGAAGCACGACCTCGTCACCAACATAAGCCTGGACCTTCACCTGGCAGATCActgggagagggggagagagagatgggggggggagagagggagagagagagagagagagagagagggagagagagggggagagagagagagagagaggggggagagggggggagggagggagagggagagagagggggagagagagatggggggagagggggagagagggagagagagagagagggagggagaggggagagagagagagagagagagagaggggggagagagggagagagagagagcgagagagagaggagggagagggggagagagagagagagatggggggagggagagagagagagagagagagagagagggaaagacagagagagagagagagagagatgggggggagagggggagagagggagagagagagagaggagggagagggggagagagagagagagagagagagatgggggggagagggggagagagggagagagagagagagagagagatgggggagagggggagagagagagagagagagagagagggaaagacagagagagagggagagagagagagagaggggggggagagggagagagagagagagagggagagagagggagagaaagacagagagagagagaaagagggagggagagagagagagacagagagagagagagagagagagagagagagagagagagagagagagagacagagagagagagagagagagagagagagagagagagagagagagagagacagagagagagagagagagagagagagagagagagagagagacacgttTTCAGCAgggcggctgtgggttgactctccaTGGTTCTCATGGGCTGTATAAGTCTtaacgtgaaaaggcttaacgtggtttaacgTACCTAAACAACAGCCAATCATCACCACGTTTCTGgtttgattttttgacagttttcagagGTTATGAGGAGCGATATGAGAGAAGgcttttaagggtttcgggaataggcgcacaaaaatggctcgctaccGTTGTTCatgtagaaacattttaaagagctcgtattctgctcattttcagcttcataatCGTATTTAGAGGTCGTACCAGaagaccgaaagaacgagatccggggtacaagcggccgaaatgggtttcctcaggagggtagctggcgtctcccttagagatagggtgagaagctcagttatccgtgaggagctcggagtagagacgctgctcctttgcgtcgaaaggagccagttgaggtggttcaggcatctggtaaggatgccccctgggcgcctccctagggaggtgttccaggcacgtccagctgggaggaggccctcggggagacccaggactaggtggagggcacgtcccagctgggaggaggcctcggggagacccaggactaggtggagggacgtcccagctgggaggaggcctcggggaagacccaggactaggtggagggcacgtccagctgggaggaggcctcggggaagacccaggactaggtggagggcacgtcccagctgggaggaggcctcgggggagacccaggactaggtggagggcacgtccagctgggaggaggcctggggaagacccaggactaggtggagggacgtccagctgggaggaggcctcgagggagacccaggactaggtggagggacacgtcccagctgggaggaggcctcggggaagacccaggactagggtggagggacgtcccagctgggaggaggcctcgggggagacccaggactaggtggaggcacgtccagctgggaggaggcctcggggagacccaggactaggtggagggacgcccagctgggaggaggcctcgggggagacccaggactaggtggagggacgtccagctgggaggaggcctcggggaagacccaggactaggtggaggcacgtccagctgggaggaggcctcggggaagacccaggactaggtggagggacgtccagctgggaggaggcctcaggggagacccaggactaggtggagggacgtccagctgggaggaggcctcagggaagacccaggactaggtggagggacgtccagctgggaggaggcctcggggg includes the following:
- the LOC144513070 gene encoding V-set domain-containing T-cell activation inhibitor 1-like codes for the protein MSRLIRLGDVLFFMLFYRLNTVICQVKVQAYVGDEVVLPCVYNEASPLPDAASVFWRDKDNYVVLNIKQGRPDYSSQNKKFKGRVFSEQDGNMKGNFSIVMKSVQEADHGTYECHVPKVSFQRGVSL